A window of Paremcibacter congregatus contains these coding sequences:
- a CDS encoding BolA family protein, with the protein MAMEASEIEAMIRESLPDAKVTIQDLRGDGDHYAALVVSSAFEGISRVKQHQMVYQALKGKMGDDLHALALQTAVPE; encoded by the coding sequence ATGGCAATGGAAGCATCAGAAATTGAAGCGATGATCCGGGAATCCCTTCCCGATGCGAAAGTCACGATTCAGGACCTGCGCGGGGATGGCGACCATTATGCCGCTCTCGTCGTGTCAAGCGCATTTGAAGGCATCAGCCGCGTCAAGCAACATCAAATGGTGTATCAGGCGCTGAAAGGCAAGATGGGGGACGATCTGCATGCCCTCGCCCTGCAAACTGCCGTGCCCGAGTAA
- the grxD gene encoding Grx4 family monothiol glutaredoxin — protein MTNPVFARIEQDIQKSDIVLYMKGSPMFPQCGFSAAVVEVLNHFNVEFEGFDVLQDPALRDGIKEYSEWPTIPQLYVKGEFVGGCDIIREMAASGELVGLFEEKGIAPKA, from the coding sequence ATGACAAATCCGGTTTTCGCCCGTATCGAGCAAGACATTCAGAAAAGCGATATCGTGCTCTACATGAAAGGCAGCCCCATGTTCCCGCAATGCGGTTTCTCGGCCGCCGTTGTCGAAGTCCTCAACCATTTCAATGTGGAATTTGAAGGGTTTGACGTGCTGCAGGACCCGGCCCTGCGTGACGGCATCAAAGAATATAGCGAATGGCCCACCATTCCGCAGCTTTATGTCAAAGGTGAATTCGTTGGCGGCTGCGACATCATCCGTGAAATGGCCGCCAGCGGTGAGCTGGTTGGACTGTTCGAAGAAAAAGGCATCGCGCCGAAAGCCTGA
- a CDS encoding S1 family peptidase, whose amino-acid sequence MSKFYFWLSLFIIFTAISSSLPEGGVDSVPPVRPKSVVGETAPPPLRELRPEGEGELKQKSRLDPEILINVEQKQHGSMSTGTAFALSDEGIWGTARHVTEDCTRLIVLTSPRKGYRVEEVIPHPTADVSILKTVAGAKAFQIETDTLTYNAEGFHFGYPRGEPGNVYSRLIGRRIIKTQGVRKGREAVLVWAEKIRQPDHNLSLGGISGGPVLNARGHLVGVHIAGSVRRGRSYSSLPETVTSLLQQTDYQAVTQQSDQPYRVDRLRDQGNLLRKRLSVAKVVCVVD is encoded by the coding sequence ATGAGCAAGTTTTACTTCTGGCTTTCCTTGTTTATTATTTTTACGGCAATCAGTTCGTCTTTGCCGGAAGGGGGCGTGGATTCTGTGCCGCCTGTACGCCCAAAATCTGTTGTCGGTGAAACGGCGCCGCCGCCCTTGCGGGAATTGCGTCCGGAAGGCGAGGGGGAATTGAAACAGAAGAGCCGTCTGGACCCTGAAATTTTGATCAATGTAGAGCAAAAACAGCACGGGAGCATGTCGACAGGCACCGCCTTTGCCTTGTCAGATGAGGGGATATGGGGCACGGCGCGGCATGTGACGGAAGACTGCACCCGGCTGATCGTGCTTACCTCGCCGCGCAAGGGGTATCGGGTGGAGGAGGTTATTCCGCACCCGACCGCCGATGTCAGTATTTTAAAGACTGTTGCGGGCGCCAAGGCTTTTCAGATAGAAACCGACACATTAACCTATAATGCGGAAGGGTTCCATTTCGGCTATCCCCGGGGGGAGCCGGGCAATGTTTATTCCCGCCTGATCGGGCGTCGGATTATTAAGACCCAGGGAGTGCGGAAAGGCCGGGAAGCTGTCTTGGTCTGGGCCGAGAAGATCCGGCAGCCGGATCATAACCTGTCGCTTGGCGGCATCAGTGGCGGACCGGTTCTCAACGCCCGCGGACATCTGGTGGGGGTTCATATTGCGGGGTCCGTGCGCCGGGGGCGGTCTTATTCTTCTTTGCCGGAAACCGTAACCAGCCTGCTTCAGCAGACGGATTATCAGGCGGTGACACAGCAGAGTGATCAGCCGTACCGAGTGGACAGGTTGCGGGATCAGGGTAACCTGCTGCGCAAAAGGCTTTCAGTGGCCAAAGTTGTCTGTGTTGTCGATTGA
- a CDS encoding DUF350 domain-containing protein, translating to MSAVLQSFLAGFPLFILHFMITLSMFVIAVIIYEKITPFREIKMVKEGNISAAISLSAGILGLAIPLAFCLAGSVNHWDIIIWGIVALVVQIIAFYAAHFIIDDLQGRIERDEIGPAILLFSGKISVAMINAAAIAA from the coding sequence ATGTCGGCGGTTTTACAAAGTTTTCTAGCAGGTTTTCCTCTGTTCATTTTACATTTTATGATCACGCTGTCGATGTTCGTCATCGCGGTTATCATTTATGAAAAAATTACCCCGTTTCGGGAAATCAAGATGGTTAAGGAGGGTAATATATCTGCGGCCATTTCTCTGTCGGCGGGTATTCTCGGACTGGCCATTCCGTTGGCGTTTTGTCTCGCAGGCAGCGTCAATCACTGGGATATCATCATCTGGGGGATTGTGGCGTTGGTTGTACAGATTATCGCCTTTTATGCGGCGCATTTTATCATTGATGACCTGCAGGGGCGGATTGAACGGGATGAAATTGGTCCGGCGATTCTGCTTTTTTCCGGGAAAATATCGGTGGCGATGATTAATGCAGCTGCGATTGCGGCCTGA
- a CDS encoding bacteriohemerythrin: MNKFELTPAFFIGHKEIDADHAALVSLLNKMVDAYMAEDLTACHDKWQQFCHKLEIHFATEEAIMRQFEFRESAGHEEEHQEIIKIAKSLGEGCTTLGGWETCLFTMRDSLLSLILKRDLKFAEHLVTIGYNRV, from the coding sequence GTGAATAAATTCGAACTAACACCCGCTTTTTTTATTGGCCATAAAGAAATAGACGCGGATCATGCGGCGCTTGTCAGCCTGTTGAACAAGATGGTGGATGCCTATATGGCGGAAGATTTGACGGCATGTCATGATAAATGGCAGCAGTTCTGCCACAAGCTCGAAATTCATTTCGCGACAGAAGAAGCCATCATGCGGCAATTCGAATTCCGGGAAAGCGCCGGTCATGAAGAAGAACATCAGGAAATCATTAAGATCGCCAAGTCACTGGGGGAGGGATGTACTACATTGGGGGGCTGGGAGACCTGCCTGTTTACCATGCGGGACAGCTTGTTATCGCTGATTCTGAAACGTGATCTGAAATTCGCCGAACATCTGGTGACCATCGGGTATAATCGCGTCTGA
- a CDS encoding hybrid sensor histidine kinase/response regulator → MEEQGLLPSQRESTASTERSSAVFSESVRLLYNNLPLTVGANILLSALVGWIMLGTTPTWELWAWFGGIVGVSIVRLYAWYLFSRDHSIQSLIAWRRWYMLAIFVMGLLWAYCIWLAQLSSNELNIYLITFVIAGITSGIVASTAGDKIAVLTFNTPVLGALALYFIYEGHYEYSTLLLVHFLFVANLSKNIGFMIEQQIITKHKNIELAEQAVAEKNRAEIVGANLESQNKALQEMQRALRLKHGEVEALAQENMQSREAAEQASIAKSNFLASMSHELRTPMSGVLGMLSLLMSTDLDDKQHKYTTAATSSGERLLQLLNDILDLSKIEAGKIELDIVEISLRNILIDTEILWRPIAEEKGLDLNVTISDELPDAFLGDPLRVRQVLANLVSNAIKFSSQGGVTILLTGVEAENMEWLITFQVTDTGVGIAPEVQDELFHKFVQADASISRKFGGTGLGLVICKQLVELMGGEIMLDSQSGQGTTFCFSLKLHKLTDRNALCNALGVVEFGGDFDLVLSREVRILLAEDNEINRLIVLSLLEYDKLLIDEAENGIKAVEMIKKQHYDLVLMDIQMPEMDGMEATRVIRNMPTGQTDIPIIALTANAMAGDKEKYLAGGMQDYISKPIQKKAFFDALTRQCDAIKIC, encoded by the coding sequence ATGGAAGAACAAGGACTTTTACCAAGTCAGCGCGAATCTACAGCATCTACAGAAAGATCATCTGCCGTATTCTCAGAAAGCGTCAGGTTGCTGTATAATAATCTGCCCCTCACGGTAGGGGCTAATATTTTGTTGTCGGCTCTGGTGGGCTGGATCATGTTGGGGACAACGCCGACTTGGGAATTGTGGGCGTGGTTCGGTGGCATCGTGGGGGTGAGTATTGTCCGCCTGTACGCGTGGTATTTGTTTTCCCGGGATCATTCCATACAATCTCTTATCGCCTGGCGGCGGTGGTATATGCTGGCGATCTTTGTCATGGGTCTTCTCTGGGCATATTGCATATGGCTGGCGCAACTCAGCAGCAATGAATTGAATATTTATCTGATCACTTTTGTCATTGCCGGGATTACTTCCGGCATCGTCGCTTCTACCGCCGGGGACAAGATCGCGGTTCTTACATTCAATACCCCCGTGTTGGGGGCTTTGGCCTTATATTTCATTTATGAAGGCCATTATGAGTATTCAACCCTGCTTTTGGTGCATTTCTTGTTTGTCGCGAATCTCTCTAAAAACATTGGTTTTATGATAGAGCAACAGATTATTACGAAGCACAAGAATATAGAGCTTGCCGAGCAGGCCGTCGCGGAAAAAAACAGGGCCGAAATAGTAGGGGCCAATCTGGAAAGTCAGAATAAGGCGTTACAGGAAATGCAGCGCGCCCTGCGGCTGAAACATGGTGAAGTAGAGGCATTGGCGCAGGAGAATATGCAATCGCGGGAGGCGGCGGAGCAGGCAAGCATCGCCAAGTCTAACTTTCTCGCCTCCATGAGCCATGAGTTGAGGACGCCGATGAGCGGGGTTCTCGGGATGCTTTCCCTGCTCATGTCGACAGATCTGGATGATAAGCAGCATAAATACACAACCGCCGCCACGAGCTCCGGCGAGCGGCTGCTGCAATTACTGAATGATATTCTTGACCTGAGCAAGATCGAAGCCGGAAAAATTGAACTGGATATTGTCGAGATCAGTTTGCGGAACATTCTGATTGATACGGAGATACTCTGGCGGCCGATAGCGGAAGAGAAGGGACTGGACCTGAATGTTACCATTTCCGATGAACTGCCAGATGCCTTTCTTGGCGATCCGTTACGGGTGCGGCAGGTGCTGGCCAATCTTGTCAGTAATGCGATCAAGTTCTCGTCTCAGGGCGGGGTGACTATTCTTCTGACCGGGGTCGAGGCAGAAAACATGGAATGGCTGATTACTTTTCAGGTTACAGACACCGGAGTTGGTATTGCCCCTGAAGTTCAGGATGAGCTGTTTCATAAATTTGTGCAGGCGGATGCATCGATCAGTCGTAAGTTCGGTGGAACAGGGCTTGGCTTGGTGATTTGTAAACAGCTGGTGGAACTCATGGGGGGAGAAATCATGCTGGATAGTCAAAGCGGGCAGGGGACAACATTTTGCTTTTCTCTTAAATTACACAAATTGACGGACAGGAACGCTTTGTGTAATGCACTTGGCGTCGTGGAGTTTGGGGGAGATTTTGATTTGGTTCTTTCCCGTGAAGTGCGAATACTTCTGGCTGAGGATAATGAAATTAATCGGCTGATTGTTCTGTCTTTGCTGGAATATGACAAACTGCTGATTGATGAAGCCGAAAACGGCATAAAGGCTGTCGAAATGATTAAAAAACAGCACTATGATCTGGTGCTGATGGATATTCAGATGCCGGAAATGGATGGTATGGAAGCAACCCGGGTTATTCGCAATATGCCGACCGGACAGACAGACATCCCGATTATCGCCCTGACCGCCAATGCCATGGCCGGAGATAAAGAAAAATACCTCGCCGGCGGTATGCAGGACTATATTAGTAAGCCAATACAAAAGAAGGCTTTTTTTGATGCCCTGACCCGCCAGTGTGATGCGATTAAGATATGCTGA
- the rpsD gene encoding 30S ribosomal protein S4, whose product MTKRTQAKYKIDRRMGENIWGRPKSPVNSREYAPGQHGQNRRGKLSDFGIQLRAKQKLKGYYGDITEKQFKRVYKDADRRKGDTGEILVGLLESRLDALVYRAKFVPTVFAARQFVNHGHVTVNGQKVNIPSYRVKAGDVVEIREKSRQIPMVLQGIDSNERDVPEYLALENNGTKVTFLRVPVLDEIPYPVQMEPNLIVEFYSR is encoded by the coding sequence ATGACTAAACGTACACAAGCCAAATATAAAATTGACCGCCGTATGGGCGAAAATATCTGGGGACGTCCCAAGTCTCCTGTGAATTCCCGTGAATATGCACCGGGTCAGCACGGCCAGAACCGTCGCGGCAAATTGTCCGATTTCGGTATCCAGCTGCGCGCCAAGCAGAAGCTGAAAGGTTATTACGGCGATATCACTGAAAAACAGTTTAAACGTGTTTATAAAGACGCGGACCGTCGTAAAGGGGATACCGGTGAAATTCTCGTGGGTCTGTTGGAAAGCCGTCTGGACGCGCTGGTTTACCGCGCAAAATTTGTTCCGACCGTCTTCGCAGCCCGTCAGTTCGTTAACCACGGTCACGTAACAGTGAACGGTCAAAAAGTGAATATCCCAAGCTACCGGGTTAAAGCCGGTGACGTTGTTGAGATCCGTGAGAAATCACGTCAGATCCCGATGGTCCTGCAAGGCATTGATTCAAACGAACGCGATGTTCCTGAATATCTGGCGCTGGAAAATAACGGTACAAAAGTTACCTTCCTGCGCGTACCGGTTCTGGATGAAATTCCTTATCCGGTTCAAATGGAACCAAATCTTATCGTGGAATTTTATTCCCGTTAA
- a CDS encoding RNA methyltransferase: MEDVTLMAGTNHTEAEKLQQDGPAIILIGAQLGENIGKAVRAMYNFGLTDLRLVAPRDGWPNPAAVPAAAGADIVLEKAQVFETTAEAIADLSFVYATTARRRDMIKTVVTPRKCASLMREHATAGQKFGLLFGPEKAGLKNDDVALADAIVSVPLNPAFASINLAQAVILMSYEWFQTGADQPDQYTPQLDTTPATSEDLQKLFDHMEVELTEAGYFRHAQRRATMKRNLRNIFKRADMTKEEVSTLRGVIKALATGGGPGWLAEKAELGLDPEGGVNKTPEKDGK; the protein is encoded by the coding sequence GTGGAAGACGTTACCCTGATGGCAGGCACCAATCATACGGAAGCAGAAAAACTTCAGCAGGACGGACCAGCGATTATCCTGATCGGGGCACAGCTTGGCGAGAATATCGGCAAGGCAGTCAGGGCCATGTATAATTTCGGGCTGACCGACCTGCGTCTGGTCGCCCCCCGTGATGGCTGGCCCAATCCGGCGGCAGTCCCTGCCGCGGCGGGCGCCGATATCGTGCTGGAAAAGGCCCAGGTGTTTGAGACGACGGCGGAAGCAATTGCCGATCTCAGTTTTGTTTATGCCACAACGGCGCGGCGGCGTGATATGATTAAAACCGTGGTGACGCCGCGAAAATGTGCCAGTCTCATGCGGGAACATGCGACGGCGGGGCAGAAATTCGGTTTGCTGTTCGGCCCGGAAAAAGCCGGTCTGAAGAATGACGACGTGGCGCTGGCCGATGCAATTGTATCGGTGCCGCTCAATCCCGCCTTTGCCTCGATCAACCTGGCCCAGGCGGTGATCCTGATGTCCTACGAATGGTTCCAGACTGGCGCGGATCAGCCGGATCAATATACGCCGCAACTGGATACCACGCCGGCGACGTCCGAGGACCTTCAGAAGTTGTTTGATCATATGGAGGTGGAACTGACGGAAGCGGGGTATTTCCGTCATGCCCAGCGCCGGGCGACCATGAAACGTAATCTGCGCAATATCTTCAAACGCGCCGATATGACAAAGGAAGAGGTCAGCACGTTGCGTGGGGTGATCAAGGCGCTGGCGACCGGCGGCGGGCCGGGCTGGCTGGCGGAAAAAGCCGAACTGGGCCTTGATCCCGAAGGCGGCGTCAATAAAACCCCCGAAAAGGATGGCAAATAG
- a CDS encoding GNAT family N-acetyltransferase: MIIRRVTANDEKSFQDIMKASIAGICSDTYGADITAAWVSDDNPAFHFRVPAFAFVAEEAGEIIAVGGWSLTDKVDLHPIGDRKVEQPTHARINAVYVKPGHEGRGLGHKMITHLEQDIAADGRVRDIYLWSTKNAIPFYMAHGYQPGRDEQPEVAPGYTIDIRYMWKTLP; the protein is encoded by the coding sequence ATGATCATTCGCCGGGTCACTGCTAATGATGAAAAAAGCTTTCAGGATATTATGAAAGCTTCCATTGCGGGCATCTGCTCAGACACGTACGGCGCGGATATCACAGCCGCCTGGGTGTCTGACGATAATCCGGCGTTTCATTTCAGGGTACCGGCCTTCGCTTTTGTTGCGGAAGAGGCGGGCGAGATCATTGCGGTTGGTGGATGGAGTCTGACGGATAAAGTGGATCTGCATCCGATCGGGGACCGGAAGGTTGAGCAGCCGACCCATGCGCGGATTAATGCGGTTTATGTCAAACCGGGACACGAGGGCCGGGGGTTAGGCCATAAAATGATTACCCATCTGGAACAGGATATTGCCGCAGACGGACGGGTGAGAGACATTTATCTCTGGTCGACGAAAAATGCTATTCCCTTTTACATGGCCCACGGCTATCAGCCGGGCCGCGATGAACAGCCGGAAGTCGCGCCGGGCTATACCATAGACATTCGATATATGTGGAAGACGTTACCCTGA
- the der gene encoding ribosome biogenesis GTPase Der: MTIKVAMVGRPNVGKSTLFNRLVGKRLALVDDTPGVTRDRREAMASLGGMSFLAIDTAGLEEDGDTKLSARMRAQTDLAINEADFALFMIDARAGVTPLDKHFADLLRRGKTPVILICNKAEGRAAEAGIYESYSLGLGEPVSISAEHGEGLSELIEAFDKVIFDNNLVVEEEPGEVTSKAVYIDGEISDEEADTEGEYDTGLPLQMAIVGRPNVGKSTLVNYLLGEDRQITGPEAGLTRDAIGVTYFYEDREIRMFDTAGLRRKSKVMEKLEKLSVADTIRALNFAEVVVLMIDATMPFEKQDLSIASLVVQEGRSLVIALNKYDLMENRQEIMKDIQETLEHSLPQIKGIPIVPISALTGKGVNKLMPAVFEAYRLWNRRVSTAKLNKWLAATVAYHPHPSVKGRRIKMRYMTQVKTRPPTFAIFCNRTADVARSYERYLLNELRWDFELPGVPIRVLMRKGDNPYGKSLK; encoded by the coding sequence ATGACCATCAAGGTTGCAATGGTCGGCCGCCCGAATGTGGGAAAGTCGACTTTATTTAACAGATTAGTCGGTAAAAGACTGGCGCTTGTCGACGATACACCGGGGGTAACCCGGGATCGCCGCGAGGCCATGGCGAGTCTCGGCGGAATGAGTTTTCTCGCTATTGATACCGCCGGGCTGGAAGAAGACGGCGATACAAAGCTGTCGGCGCGCATGCGGGCCCAGACCGATCTGGCGATCAATGAGGCTGATTTTGCCCTGTTCATGATTGATGCCCGGGCTGGTGTGACGCCGCTCGACAAGCATTTCGCCGATTTGCTGCGGCGCGGAAAAACACCGGTGATCCTGATCTGTAACAAGGCCGAAGGCCGGGCGGCGGAAGCGGGGATCTACGAATCCTACTCGTTAGGTCTCGGGGAGCCGGTTTCCATATCCGCCGAACATGGCGAAGGCCTGTCAGAATTGATCGAAGCCTTCGATAAGGTGATTTTCGACAACAACCTGGTTGTTGAGGAAGAACCGGGTGAAGTCACCAGCAAGGCCGTCTATATCGATGGCGAGATCAGTGATGAAGAAGCCGATACCGAAGGAGAGTATGACACCGGTCTGCCGCTGCAGATGGCGATTGTCGGGCGCCCCAATGTGGGGAAATCGACGCTGGTCAACTATTTGCTCGGGGAAGACCGGCAGATTACCGGTCCGGAAGCCGGTCTGACCCGCGACGCCATCGGGGTGACCTATTTTTATGAAGACCGGGAAATCCGCATGTTTGATACGGCGGGCCTGCGCCGCAAGTCAAAAGTGATGGAAAAACTTGAGAAGCTGTCGGTTGCCGATACTATTCGGGCGCTGAACTTCGCCGAGGTGGTCGTGCTCATGATCGACGCGACGATGCCGTTTGAGAAACAGGACCTTAGTATCGCCAGCCTGGTGGTTCAGGAAGGCCGCTCTCTGGTGATTGCGCTCAACAAATATGACCTGATGGAAAACCGTCAGGAAATCATGAAGGATATTCAGGAAACGCTGGAACATTCCCTGCCGCAGATTAAAGGCATTCCCATTGTCCCGATTTCGGCCCTGACGGGTAAAGGCGTCAACAAACTGATGCCGGCTGTGTTCGAGGCATATCGTTTGTGGAACCGCCGGGTGAGTACCGCAAAGCTCAATAAATGGCTGGCGGCGACCGTCGCCTATCATCCGCATCCGTCCGTCAAGGGCCGCCGGATCAAAATGCGCTATATGACCCAGGTGAAAACCCGGCCGCCGACATTCGCGATTTTCTGTAACCGCACCGCCGATGTGGCGCGCAGTTACGAACGCTATCTGCTGAACGAGTTGCGCTGGGACTTTGAACTGCCCGGCGTGCCGATCCGCGTGCTGATGCGGAAAGGCGATAACCCTTATGGCAAGTCGCTGAAATAA
- a CDS encoding PQQ-binding-like beta-propeller repeat protein, producing MTFQNTAGMTISKALIGFVLCGALMACSGGSDEKRNKNRLEGERIPVLTFEQNLAESEELANLQVQLPRPYRNKSWAQAGGNQHHVMQHLSLGDNPQKVWSADIGEESNGRRSIVSMPIIENGVVYAMDSMAKVTAYTAQTGKKVWQKKFKEPGETENIAYGGGITAGPDALYVTNGYGHVAALDKSTGAEIWVTKLAVPMRGAPTYADGRLFALTHDNQTYALNATDGSILWNEVGISENAGLAGAASPAVIGNTVISAYSSGELYAMRVENGRVLWSDTLNTQTRLNAMSTLRDIDGHPVIYDGKVYAISHSGRMVSIDLRTGVRVWEQNIGSQHTPWVAGEYIYVVTPEGQVVCITRRTGLIRWIQQLERFKDPDRRKEAVLWHGPTLAGDRLIVTSSHGYAMSLSPYDGSFISGMDMGDDMEMAPIVVDDMLYFLTRDAKLVAMR from the coding sequence ATGACGTTTCAGAACACAGCAGGGATGACAATTTCAAAAGCTCTTATCGGTTTCGTCCTCTGCGGGGCCCTGATGGCCTGTAGTGGCGGATCGGACGAGAAAAGAAACAAGAACCGGCTTGAAGGCGAACGCATTCCGGTTCTGACGTTTGAACAGAACTTGGCCGAAAGTGAAGAACTGGCAAACCTGCAGGTACAGTTGCCACGGCCTTACCGCAACAAGAGCTGGGCCCAGGCCGGGGGCAATCAACACCATGTGATGCAGCATCTGAGCCTTGGGGATAATCCTCAGAAGGTCTGGTCGGCGGATATTGGTGAAGAATCCAACGGTCGCCGTAGTATTGTCAGTATGCCGATCATTGAAAATGGCGTGGTCTATGCCATGGATTCCATGGCCAAAGTAACCGCCTATACTGCACAAACAGGCAAGAAAGTCTGGCAGAAGAAATTCAAAGAGCCGGGCGAAACAGAAAATATCGCTTACGGTGGGGGGATTACAGCGGGGCCGGACGCCTTGTATGTAACCAATGGATATGGCCATGTTGCGGCGCTTGACAAAAGCACTGGCGCGGAAATATGGGTGACAAAACTTGCCGTTCCAATGCGTGGAGCGCCAACCTATGCCGATGGTCGCCTGTTCGCCTTGACCCATGATAACCAGACCTACGCCCTGAATGCGACGGATGGCAGTATCCTGTGGAACGAAGTCGGGATTTCTGAAAATGCGGGTCTTGCCGGTGCGGCGAGCCCGGCTGTGATTGGCAATACGGTGATATCCGCCTATTCTTCCGGCGAGCTTTACGCCATGCGGGTGGAAAATGGCCGGGTTCTGTGGTCCGATACTCTGAATACGCAAACCCGGCTGAATGCCATGTCCACCTTGCGGGATATTGACGGACACCCGGTAATCTATGATGGCAAGGTATATGCGATCAGTCATAGTGGCCGCATGGTGTCTATTGATCTGCGCACCGGGGTTCGGGTATGGGAGCAAAATATCGGATCTCAACATACTCCCTGGGTCGCAGGCGAATATATTTACGTGGTGACACCTGAAGGCCAGGTGGTGTGCATTACTCGTCGCACAGGTTTGATTCGCTGGATTCAGCAGCTGGAACGTTTCAAGGATCCGGATCGCCGCAAGGAAGCGGTTCTATGGCATGGGCCAACGCTCGCCGGTGACCGTTTGATCGTAACATCTTCACATGGTTATGCCATGTCTCTGTCGCCTTATGATGGCAGCTTTATCAGTGGCATGGATATGGGTGATGATATGGAAATGGCGCCAATTGTGGTGGATGACATGCTGTATTTTCTCACCCGGGATGCGAAACTGGTCGCGATGCGGTAG
- a CDS encoding tetratricopeptide repeat protein, with product MSEEFIREVDEDLRQKQLTGLWQKYGSYLIAFLVGIVIFVAGNVTLKNYNESQYAEVAEQYGKVQADVTANQLDQALKDIEAISGTDVEGYKILIGFKAADIHMQKGETEKAVVALDELSSAAGVEKVYRDLARLKAAMIAMDTATYDETKARLAPLTIEGNSWKYMAKELLAMAALTAGHGEEAKNLLTELEQDLEAPDDVKTRAKDFKSVIQ from the coding sequence TTGTCCGAAGAATTTATTCGCGAAGTCGACGAAGACCTGCGCCAGAAACAGTTGACCGGCTTGTGGCAGAAATACGGGTCCTATCTTATCGCCTTTTTGGTGGGGATTGTTATATTCGTTGCGGGTAACGTGACCCTGAAAAATTATAATGAAAGCCAATATGCCGAAGTGGCGGAACAATATGGCAAGGTGCAGGCGGATGTGACGGCCAATCAGCTGGACCAGGCCCTGAAGGATATCGAAGCGATATCAGGCACGGATGTAGAAGGCTATAAGATTCTCATCGGCTTCAAAGCGGCCGATATCCATATGCAAAAAGGCGAAACGGAAAAGGCTGTTGTTGCCTTGGACGAACTGTCGTCCGCGGCGGGTGTTGAGAAAGTGTACCGGGACCTTGCGCGTCTGAAGGCGGCGATGATCGCCATGGATACGGCGACCTATGACGAGACGAAAGCCCGCCTGGCCCCCTTGACCATTGAAGGCAACAGCTGGAAATACATGGCGAAGGAACTTTTGGCAATGGCGGCATTGACCGCGGGCCATGGGGAAGAAGCCAAAAACCTTCTGACCGAATTGGAACAGGATCTGGAAGCGCCTGATGATGTCAAAACGCGCGCCAAAGATTTCAAATCCGTAATACAATAA
- the panB gene encoding 3-methyl-2-oxobutanoate hydroxymethyltransferase, producing the protein MYADNKVRRNTVRDITKLKGERPVVSLTAYTAPMAAQLDQYVDFLLVGDSLAMVLYGMESTIGVSLDTMIEHTKAVMRGAQKAMVILDMPFGSFEQSKEQAFENASRALRETGCAAVKLEGGAAMAETIQFLVERNVPVMAHIGLRPQAVHVMGGYRTQGKNQEERAQMIEDAFAIQKAGAFSVVLEGVAEPLAAEITEKLDITTIGIGASPDCDGQILVVEDMLGYFPSNAKFVKRYAEVGQVIDQAVKQYADDVKSRIFPAPEHTYHAKK; encoded by the coding sequence ATGTATGCAGATAACAAAGTGCGCCGGAATACCGTTAGGGACATCACCAAACTGAAAGGTGAGCGCCCCGTCGTATCTCTGACGGCTTACACCGCCCCGATGGCGGCGCAGCTTGACCAATATGTGGATTTTCTTCTGGTGGGCGACAGTCTCGCGATGGTCCTTTACGGCATGGAAAGCACCATCGGGGTGTCTCTTGACACCATGATTGAACATACCAAGGCCGTGATGCGCGGGGCGCAAAAGGCCATGGTTATTCTGGATATGCCATTCGGGTCATTTGAACAATCGAAAGAACAGGCCTTCGAGAATGCTTCGCGGGCCTTGCGGGAAACCGGCTGTGCGGCGGTAAAGCTTGAAGGTGGCGCGGCAATGGCGGAAACCATTCAGTTTCTGGTGGAACGCAATGTGCCGGTGATGGCGCATATTGGCCTGCGTCCCCAGGCGGTTCACGTTATGGGCGGCTACCGCACCCAGGGCAAGAACCAGGAAGAACGGGCCCAGATGATTGAAGATGCATTCGCCATACAAAAGGCCGGAGCCTTTTCTGTGGTGCTCGAAGGCGTTGCGGAACCGCTCGCGGCGGAGATTACAGAAAAACTGGACATTACCACCATCGGCATTGGGGCGTCGCCGGATTGTGACGGTCAGATTCTGGTGGTCGAGGATATGCTGGGTTATTTCCCTTCCAACGCCAAGTTCGTCAAACGCTATGCCGAAGTCGGCCAGGTTATCGATCAGGCGGTCAAGCAGTATGCCGATGATGTGAAATCCCGGATATTTCCGGCGCCGGAACATACCTATCACGCCAAGAAATAG